Proteins encoded within one genomic window of Pigmentiphaga sp. H8:
- a CDS encoding LysR family transcriptional regulator, whose product MARISFDLQELQAFVAVAERSSFRAAADDLHLSQPALSRRIEKLEAILGARLLDRTTRHVSLTNVGRVFLERSRAALDELESAMLGVSDLAAQLSGLVTVACVPSVAYYFLPSVLRDFTAKHPRIRVRVIDEGANTVLNAVISGRADFGVNFIGTQEAEVDFRAIFKENFVLAARKDHPLARRKSVTWEDLTRERVMTVDKGSGNRLLIEAALAKSGKRSQTAIEVSHILTLLGMVEAGLGVAAVPQLALPLTTHATLVGIPLSQPRVSRTLGLISKHGRALSPAANLLYDMLRNAGRAARA is encoded by the coding sequence ATGGCACGCATTAGTTTCGACCTCCAGGAATTGCAGGCTTTCGTCGCGGTGGCAGAGCGCTCCAGCTTCCGCGCGGCCGCGGACGACCTGCACCTTTCCCAGCCCGCGCTCAGCCGGCGCATCGAGAAGCTCGAGGCCATCCTGGGCGCGCGCCTGCTCGACCGAACCACTCGGCACGTATCGCTCACCAATGTGGGGCGCGTATTCCTGGAACGGTCGCGCGCCGCGCTGGACGAGCTGGAAAGCGCCATGCTGGGCGTAAGCGACCTCGCGGCGCAGTTGAGCGGCCTCGTCACGGTGGCCTGCGTGCCGTCGGTGGCCTACTACTTCCTGCCCTCGGTGCTGCGCGACTTCACCGCCAAGCACCCTCGCATCCGGGTGCGCGTCATCGACGAAGGCGCCAACACCGTCCTGAACGCCGTCATCTCCGGCCGGGCCGACTTCGGCGTGAACTTCATCGGCACCCAGGAAGCCGAGGTCGATTTCAGGGCCATCTTCAAGGAAAACTTCGTGCTGGCCGCACGCAAGGACCATCCCCTGGCCCGTCGCAAGTCGGTCACCTGGGAAGACCTGACCCGGGAACGCGTCATGACCGTCGACAAGGGCAGCGGCAACCGCCTCCTGATCGAGGCCGCGCTGGCCAAGAGCGGCAAGCGGTCGCAGACCGCCATCGAGGTCAGCCACATCCTGACCCTGCTGGGCATGGTGGAGGCCGGCCTGGGCGTCGCCGCCGTCCCGCAGCTGGCGCTGCCGCTGACCACGCATGCGACCCTGGTCGGCATACCGCTGTCGCAACCCCGCGTCAGCCGCACCCTGGGCCTGATCTCCAAGCACGGGCGGGCGCTTTCCCCGGCCGCCAACCTGCTCTACGACATGCTTCGCAACGCCGGACGCGCAGCGCGCGCCTGA
- a CDS encoding thioredoxin family protein — translation MSMNTVYATREPARDEIDALGEPTVLEFGAPWCGHCLAAQPLIEAAFEGHAKVRHLKVEDGKGRPLGRSFRVKLWPTLVFLDRGREVARLVRPGQAGQIREALALIDPPA, via the coding sequence ATGTCCATGAACACCGTTTACGCGACCCGGGAACCCGCCCGGGACGAGATCGACGCCCTGGGCGAGCCCACGGTGCTGGAATTCGGCGCGCCCTGGTGCGGGCATTGCCTGGCGGCCCAGCCGCTGATCGAGGCCGCCTTCGAGGGGCACGCGAAGGTGCGGCACCTCAAGGTCGAGGACGGCAAGGGCCGGCCGCTGGGGCGCTCGTTCAGGGTGAAGCTGTGGCCCACGCTCGTGTTCCTGGACCGGGGGCGCGAAGTGGCCCGCCTGGTGCGCCCTGGCCAGGCGGGGCAGATACGCGAGGCGCTGGCCCTGATCGACCCGCCCGCCTGA
- a CDS encoding 4-oxalomesaconate tautomerase, with translation MQKAIPCVLMRGGTSRGPYFRAEWLPQDVARRDQVLLAAMGSPHELQIDGLGGANTLTSKVAIVSPSTRPGCDVDYLFAQVSVDRALVDTRPNCGNMLSGVAPFAIDQGMVAASDGETRVRIYNVNTNSTIDAVVQTPGGKTEYEGDARIDGVPGTGAPIRLNFLDAWGSVTGKVFPTGNTQDVIDGVSVTCIDAAMPLMIVRASQLGVKGDETAVELDANKAMLERLEALRLEAGRRMGLGDVTDSVIPKPVLVSASADADTVVSRYFTPHKCHRSHAVTGAIGVATAFVTPGTVAFELGAPRAAGMHRIAVAHPSGRIEVDVELRGTAPSIEVCGAGLIRTARKIMEGQLYIPARFF, from the coding sequence ATGCAAAAAGCCATACCTTGTGTACTGATGCGGGGCGGTACGTCCCGCGGCCCCTATTTTCGCGCCGAATGGCTGCCACAGGACGTCGCCAGGCGTGACCAGGTGCTGCTGGCCGCCATGGGCTCGCCGCACGAACTCCAGATCGACGGGCTGGGCGGCGCGAACACGCTGACCAGCAAGGTCGCCATCGTGTCGCCCTCGACGCGCCCCGGCTGCGATGTCGACTACCTGTTCGCGCAGGTGTCGGTCGACCGCGCCCTGGTGGATACCCGCCCCAACTGCGGCAACATGCTGTCGGGCGTCGCGCCCTTCGCCATCGACCAGGGCATGGTCGCCGCCAGCGACGGCGAGACCCGCGTGCGGATCTACAATGTCAACACGAATTCGACCATCGACGCCGTGGTGCAGACGCCGGGGGGCAAGACCGAATACGAGGGCGACGCCCGCATCGACGGCGTGCCGGGCACCGGCGCGCCGATCCGGCTGAATTTCCTCGACGCCTGGGGTTCGGTCACGGGCAAGGTGTTTCCCACGGGCAACACGCAGGACGTCATCGACGGCGTATCCGTCACGTGCATCGATGCGGCCATGCCGCTGATGATCGTGCGCGCGTCGCAGTTGGGCGTGAAGGGCGACGAAACGGCGGTCGAGCTGGATGCCAACAAGGCCATGCTCGAGCGGCTGGAGGCCTTGCGCCTGGAGGCCGGCAGGCGCATGGGGCTGGGCGACGTCACGGACAGCGTCATCCCCAAGCCGGTGCTGGTCAGCGCGTCGGCGGATGCGGATACGGTGGTGTCGCGGTATTTCACGCCGCACAAGTGCCATCGCTCGCATGCCGTCACCGGCGCAATCGGTGTGGCAACCGCCTTCGTGACTCCGGGCACGGTGGCGTTCGAGCTGGGCGCGCCTCGCGCGGCCGGCATGCATCGCATCGCCGTGGCGCATCCCTCGGGACGCATCGAGGTCGATGTCGAATTGCGCGGTACGGCGCCTTCGATCGAAGTGTGCGGTGCCGGCCTGATTCGCACAGCCCGGAAAATCATGGAAGGGCAGCTTTACATACCTG
- the metG gene encoding methionine--tRNA ligase — translation MSRTLFVTTALPYANGSFHIGHIMEYIQADIWVRNMRMQGHTVHFVCADDAHGAPIMLKAESEGITPRELVARIAAERPKYLQGFHVAFDHWHSTDTDENTELSRQIYLKLREAGLIETRTIEQFYDPVKGMFLADRYIKGECPKCGAKDQYGDSCEVCGAVYAPTDLRNPYSTLTGATPVLKSSEHFFFKLSDPRCYAFLQEWTGSVNGNGTPRLQPEVYAKTREWLGEAGKLADWDISRDAPYFGIEIPDAPGKYFYVWLDAPVGYLASLKAYCRKTGLDFDALLDPQSDTEQYHFIGKDIVYFHALFWPAMLHFAQRKTPDGLHVHGFITVSGEKMSKSRGTGISPLRYLDLGMNPEWLRYYIAAKLNAHVEDMDFNPEDFIARVNSDLVGKYVNIASRASNFLIKHFDGQLCFDGGTPIELENELNASATLVRNAFEAREFGKAIREIMATADRINQAFDAAQPWVLAKQLDNADKKRELHEVCSRTMIGFKALSVMLAPVLPELTRRVAHELFGLGRDFEWRDVVVPPQRIAPYKHLAQRVDPKLLDALLEAPAAPAPAAPAPGGEEIAPVITIDDFAKIDLRIARIVNCEYVEGSDKLLRLTLDAGEGRTRNVFSGIKSSYKPEDLIGKLTVLVANLAPRKMKFGVSEGMVLAASHADEKAQPGIYVLEPVAGAQPGMRVR, via the coding sequence ATGTCGCGCACACTCTTCGTCACCACCGCCCTGCCCTACGCCAACGGATCCTTCCACATCGGCCACATCATGGAGTACATCCAGGCCGACATCTGGGTCCGCAACATGCGCATGCAAGGCCATACGGTCCACTTCGTGTGCGCCGACGACGCTCATGGCGCGCCCATCATGCTCAAGGCGGAAAGCGAAGGCATCACGCCGCGCGAACTCGTCGCCCGCATCGCCGCGGAACGACCGAAGTACCTCCAGGGCTTTCACGTCGCGTTCGATCACTGGCACTCCACCGACACGGACGAGAACACCGAGCTGTCGCGCCAGATCTACCTGAAGCTGCGCGAGGCCGGCCTGATCGAGACCCGCACCATCGAGCAGTTCTACGACCCGGTCAAGGGCATGTTCCTGGCCGATCGCTACATCAAGGGCGAATGCCCCAAGTGCGGCGCCAAGGACCAGTACGGTGACTCCTGCGAAGTGTGCGGGGCCGTCTACGCCCCCACCGACCTGCGCAACCCCTACTCCACCCTGACCGGCGCCACGCCCGTCCTGAAAAGCTCGGAACACTTCTTCTTCAAGCTGTCCGACCCGCGCTGCTACGCCTTCCTGCAGGAATGGACCGGCAGCGTCAACGGCAACGGCACGCCGCGCCTGCAACCCGAGGTCTATGCCAAGACCCGTGAATGGCTGGGCGAGGCAGGCAAGCTGGCGGACTGGGACATCTCGCGCGACGCGCCGTACTTCGGCATCGAGATTCCCGACGCGCCCGGCAAGTATTTCTACGTCTGGCTGGACGCGCCGGTGGGCTACCTGGCCTCGCTGAAGGCCTATTGCAGGAAGACGGGCCTGGACTTCGACGCGCTGCTCGACCCGCAGTCCGACACCGAGCAGTACCACTTCATCGGCAAGGACATTGTCTATTTCCATGCCCTGTTCTGGCCGGCGATGCTGCACTTCGCCCAGCGCAAAACGCCCGACGGCCTGCACGTCCACGGCTTCATCACCGTCAGCGGCGAGAAGATGTCCAAGAGCCGCGGCACCGGCATCTCGCCGCTGCGCTACCTCGACCTCGGCATGAACCCGGAGTGGCTGCGCTACTACATCGCCGCCAAGCTCAACGCCCACGTCGAGGACATGGACTTCAACCCCGAGGACTTCATCGCGCGCGTCAACAGCGACCTGGTCGGCAAGTACGTCAACATCGCCAGCCGCGCCTCGAACTTCCTGATCAAGCATTTCGACGGACAGCTCTGCTTTGACGGCGGGACCCCCATCGAACTCGAGAACGAGCTCAACGCCTCGGCCACCCTGGTGCGCAACGCCTTCGAGGCGCGCGAGTTCGGCAAGGCCATCCGCGAGATCATGGCCACCGCCGACCGCATCAACCAGGCCTTCGACGCGGCCCAGCCCTGGGTGCTGGCCAAGCAGCTGGACAACGCGGACAAGAAGCGCGAACTGCACGAGGTCTGCTCGCGCACCATGATCGGCTTCAAGGCCCTGTCGGTCATGCTGGCGCCGGTCCTGCCCGAGCTGACGCGGCGGGTGGCGCACGAACTGTTCGGCCTGGGACGCGATTTCGAATGGCGCGACGTGGTCGTACCGCCGCAGCGCATCGCGCCCTACAAGCACCTCGCGCAGCGGGTCGATCCCAAGCTGCTCGACGCGCTGCTGGAAGCGCCGGCCGCGCCGGCGCCCGCCGCGCCCGCGCCCGGCGGCGAGGAGATCGCGCCCGTCATCACCATCGACGACTTCGCCAAGATCGACCTGCGCATCGCCAGGATCGTCAATTGCGAATACGTGGAAGGCTCGGACAAGCTGCTGCGGCTGACGCTGGATGCCGGCGAAGGCCGCACCCGCAATGTGTTCTCCGGCATCAAGTCGTCCTACAAGCCGGAAGACCTGATCGGCAAGCTGACCGTGCTGGTGGCCAACCTCGCGCCGCGCAAGATGAAGTTCGGTGTATCCGAGGGCATGGTGCTGGCCGCGAGCCACGCCGATGAAAAAGCGCAGCCCGGCATCTATGTGCTGGAGCCCGTGGCGGGCGCCCAGCCAGGCATGCGCGTACGGTAA